The Deltaproteobacteria bacterium genome window below encodes:
- a CDS encoding 2'-deoxycytidine 5'-triphosphate deaminase: MTGEAAHTGVLGSQEIEAAIEKGWIGADAPIEERQVQPASLDLRLGRRAYRLVSSFLPEGRDIEGLVLQKDYYGDNLVMYEVDIGGDGGVLERGGVYLIPLKERLALPGHIRGRSNPKSTTGRLDIFARLITDRNPRFDDIAAGYRGGLYLEVMPRSYTVKVREGLRLAQIRLMTGPCRLDDDEIREINERYSLLFDGDSPLPTGQMTINDGVFMSVDLSGDASGGIVGYKSKKNSHIVDLSKTDHYKIEDFWEPVHRTSRESIILEPEDFYILSSKERIRVPPRYAAEMAAYEAGSGELRTHYAGFFDPGFGFGSHGEIRGTKAVLEVRAHDVPFMVVHGQTFFKLSFERMGTVPRKVYGVKIGSSYQFQGITLSKQFRKDGGP, encoded by the coding sequence ATGACCGGAGAGGCCGCCCACACGGGCGTACTCGGCTCGCAGGAGATAGAAGCGGCCATAGAGAAAGGCTGGATAGGGGCGGACGCGCCCATCGAGGAGCGCCAGGTCCAGCCGGCGAGCCTCGACCTCCGTCTCGGCCGCAGGGCCTACCGCCTCGTATCGAGCTTCCTGCCCGAGGGCCGCGACATCGAGGGACTGGTCCTCCAGAAGGATTATTACGGCGACAACCTCGTCATGTACGAGGTCGACATCGGCGGCGACGGAGGCGTGCTCGAGCGGGGAGGAGTCTACCTCATACCGCTCAAGGAGAGACTCGCCCTGCCGGGACACATAAGGGGAAGGTCCAACCCGAAGAGCACGACCGGACGCCTCGACATCTTCGCCCGCCTCATAACGGACAGAAACCCGCGCTTCGACGACATAGCGGCGGGCTACAGGGGCGGGCTTTATTTGGAAGTGATGCCCCGCTCCTACACCGTCAAGGTCCGCGAGGGGCTGAGGCTCGCCCAGATAAGGCTCATGACCGGTCCCTGCCGTCTCGACGACGACGAGATAAGGGAGATCAACGAGCGGTACTCGCTCCTCTTCGACGGAGACAGCCCCCTCCCGACCGGGCAGATGACCATAAACGACGGCGTCTTCATGAGTGTGGACTTAAGCGGCGACGCTTCCGGCGGCATCGTAGGCTACAAGTCCAAGAAGAACAGCCACATCGTCGATCTCTCGAAGACGGACCACTACAAGATAGAGGACTTCTGGGAGCCCGTACACCGCACGAGCAGGGAGTCCATAATCCTCGAGCCCGAGGACTTCTATATCCTGAGCTCCAAGGAGCGCATCAGGGTGCCGCCGCGCTACGCCGCCGAGATGGCCGCCTATGAGGCGGGCTCTGGCGAGCTTCGCACCCACTACGCCGGCTTCTTCGACCCCGGCTTCGGCTTCGGCTCCCATGGAGAGATCAGGGGCACCAAGGCCGTGCTCGAGGTGCGGGCCCATGACGTGCCCTTCATGGTCGTCCACGGCCAGACCTTCTTCAAGCTCTCCTTCGAGCGCATGGGAACCGTGCCGCGCAAGGTCTACGGTGTGAAGATAGGTTCGTCCTACCAGTTCCAGGGCATAACGTTGAGCAAGCAGTTCAGGAAAGATGGCGGTCCGTAA